Part of the Streptomyces sp. RFCAC02 genome is shown below.
GTCCGTGGGGTCCGCCGGCTCGGTGGGTTCGGCGGGGTCGGTCGGGTCGGCCGGCTCGGTGGGTTCCGCGGGGTCGGTGGGTTCGGCCGGCTCGGTCGTCTCCTCCGCGGGCTCCTCGGGGGCCGTCGGCTCCGTGCCGTCCGCCGGGTCGCCGGGGTCGGCGGTGGCGCCGGAGCCGGAGGTGCTCCGGGTGCCGGTGCCGGACCCGCCGCCCGCGCCGTCGTGCTCGCCGCTGCCCGTGCCGCCGCCGTCGCCCTGCGGCCCGGTGGTCACGGTGTCGGGGTCGGGCTCCTCGTCCGTGTGCCCGCGCCCGTCGGCAGAGGGGTCGTCGGTGGGGAGGGGAGGGGCGGTGACGCCGTCGTCGGACGTCCACACGTCCTCGGCGCCGCCGCCGTCCGGCAGGGTCAGGGCCGGGTCGTCGGTCGCGCCGCGCTCGCCGCCACCCGGACGGCCCTGTCCGAGCAGGGAAGCGGCGAGCGCCGTCGTCCCCACCACGGCGGCCACCGCTCCCCCGGCGGCCAGGGCGGCCCGGGTGCGGCGGCGCGGCTTGCGGTGCGTGGCGGGCGGCGGACGGCGCGCGGCCGCGCGGGGGACGCGTTCGTCCGGGGTGTCGGGGGCGGGGGGCGCGGCCGGCTGCGCGGGCGCCGGGGTGCGCGCCGGCGGGCGGACCGGGTTCCAGACGGCCTGCCGCCTCGGCGGCGGGTCCAGCGGGAAGAGGGCGACGTCGGCCGGATCCGGGCCGTGGCACGGCGGATCGACGCGCCGGGAGAGGGAGTGCGTGAGGCAGTCGCAGGCCGGGTCCCCGGAGGCCAGTGGGGGACGACCGCAGATCAAACAGTCGGGCTGGTCGGTCACCACGCCTCCCCTTCCCCCTCCGCGTCCCGTGCCCGGTCCCCGTCGTTGGCAGCGATTATGCACCACCCCCACGCGTCGCGGAGGGCTCTTGCCCAAGAAGCCGAAGCGGGACAAGAGCGACAAAATAAGGCGAGGAGGCCGTAGCCATCCAAGAAAAACGATCAAGCCTCCACGGAACTCACCGAAAAGTCCTCCTGAATCGACATTCCCCCGGCCCGACGCGAGGAGGCGGCCCGGCCCATGACCGCACACCCCTCCCCCGGCACCCGCGCCGATCCGCCCGGTGCCGCCCGTCCCGACGACGCCGACGCGGCGTCCCCCGCACACGGCCGGCTCTACCTGTCGCTCGGGGCGCTGCTCTCCGGCCTGTTCCTCGCCGCCCTCGACCAGACGATCGTGGCGACGGCCCTGCCGACGATCGTCGGTGACCTCGGCGGGCTCGACCACCTCTCCTGGGTCGTCACCGCGTACCTCCTCGCCTCGACCGCCGGCACCCCGCTGTGGGGCAAGCTGGGCGACCAGTGGGGACGCAAGCGGCTGTTCCAGGCCGCCATCGTCATCTTCCTGGCCGGCTCGGCGCTGTGCGGCCAGGCGCAGGACATGCCGCAGCTCATCGCGTTCCGCTTCCTGCAGGGCCTGGGCGGCGGCGGGCTGATCGTCCTGTCGATGGCGATCGTCGGGGACCTCGTGCCGCCCCGGGACCGCGGCCGCTACCAGGGCCTGTTCGGCGCGGCGTTCGGCGCGACGAGCGTGCTGGGGCCGCTGCTCGGCGGCCTGTTCGTGGACCACCTGAGCTGGCGCTGGGTCTTCTACATCAACCTCCCGGTCGGGCTCGTCGCGCTCGTCGTCATCGCCGCCTTCCTGCGCGTGCCGGTGCCGCCGAGGCGTCACACCATCGACTACGCCGGCACGTTCCTCATCGCGGCGGCCGCCGCCTGCCTGGTCGTCGTCACGTCGCTCGGCGGCTCGACCTGGGAGTGGGACTCCTGGGAGGTGGCGCTGACGGCGCTCCTCGGCGTGCTGTGCGCCGCCGCCTTCGTGCGGGTGGAGCGGCGCGCCGCCGAGCCCGTCCTGCCGCCGGCGCTCGCGCGGGTGCGGACGTTCGTGCTGTGCTGCGCGATCGGCTTCGTCATCGGGTGGGCGATGTTCGGCGCGTTCACCTACCTGCCGACGTTCCTCCAGGTCGTGCACGGCGTGACACCGACCCTGTCGGGCGTGCACCTGCTGCCGGTGGTCTTCGGGCTGCTGCTGTCGTCCACGGTGTCCGGGCAGCTCATCAGCCGCACCGGCCGGTGGAAGGTGTACCCGGTCGCGGGCACGGCCGTCACGGCGGTCGGGATGCTGCTGCTGCACACCCTGGACGAGGACAGCTCGAACCTGGCGATGAGCCTCGTGTTCGCCGTCTTCGGCCTCGGCATCGGGCTCGTGCTGCAGGTCCTCGTCCTCGCCGTGCAGAACGCGGTGCCCTACCGGGACCTGGGCGTGGCCACCTCGGGCGTGACGTTCTTCCGGTCGATCGGCGCGGCCTTCGGCGTCGCGATCTTCGGGACGGTCTTCACGAACCGGCTCACGGACAACCTCACGGCCGCGCTGCGCGGCGTGCGGCTGCCGGACGGGGTGACCCCCGGGTCGCTGGCGCGCGACCCGCGGGGCGTCGGCGGGCTGCCGGGCGGGGTGCGGACGCGCGTGCTGTCGGCGTACTCGGACGCGATCACGGACGTGTTCCTGTACGCGGTGCCCGTCGTGGTCGTGGCGCACCTGCTGGCGTGGCTGCTGCGGGAGGACACGCTGCGCGGCAGCGTCCGGGCGCCCGACATGGGCGAGACGATTCCGCCGAACCCGGTGCAGCGGTCGTCGTGCGACGAGTGCGCGCGGGCGCTTTCCCTCCTCGGCAGCCGCGCGGGGCGCCGCGAGCTGTACGGGCGGATCGCCGCCGACGCGGGCGAGGACCTGCTGCCGGCCGCCTGCTGGCTGCTGCTGCGCGTGGACGAGCACGGCTGGGTCGATCCGGAACGGCTCGCCCGGCGCGCGCGCCTGTCCCTCGGCGTCGCGGCACGGGCCGCCCGGCAGTTGGAGAGGCGGCATCTGGCCGTGCGGGACGGCACGTACCTCATCACGACGGAACGGGGGCGGGCCGTGGCGGCGCGGCTCGCGGCGGCCAGGGAGCGGCAGCTCGCCCGCCTGCTCGGCGACTGGTGGGGGCCAGACCGGCCGCGCGACCTGGCGGAGCTGGTGGGCGAGTTGAGCGCGGAGCGCGGTGACCGCGAGGCGCGCTGGCGCGCGTGAGGGGGACCGGGCGGCGAACGAACGGCCGGTGAACGGCCGCGGAAGACGCGCGCCCGGACTGGCCAAACGGCACCCCCCTTTTGTACCGTGTGAAAACAAAGTGGTTCCGCCCTCGTCCCCGACCAAGGCTGGGCGGGGCCACTGGCTTCACCGGCAGCGCCCGGCCCCCGTTCCCCCTCCCCCCGTCTGGAGCCGTCCGCCATGCGCACCGCCCGACTGACCGTCCGCGGCTTCCTCCTCGACATGGACGGCACCCTCGTGAACTCCGAGGCCGTCGTCGCGCGGGTGTGGGGCGAGTGGGCCGTCGAGCACGGCTTCGACCCGGAGGCGATCCTGCCGTTCGTCCACGGCCGGCAGGCGTGGGCGTCGATGGCGGAGCTGCTGCCCGACCGCCCGATGGAACGCAACCTGGAGGACGGCCGCCGCCACCTCGCCAAGGAGATGGCGGACGTGGACGGCATCGTGCCCGTGCCCGGCGCCCCCGAGTTCCTCGCCGCGCTGCGCGGGGCGCCGCACGCACTCGTCACGTCGGCCGACCTGCCGCTCGCCACCGCGCGCATGACGGCGGCCGGGCTGCCGATGCCGGCGGTACGCGTCACGGCGGAGCAGGTCGGCGCGAGCAAGCCGGACCCCGAGGGCTTCCTCAAGGGCGCCGCCGAACTCGGCCTCGACCCCGCCGACTGCCTGGTCCTCGAGGACTCGGCCGCCGGCGTCGCGGCGGGCCGCGCGGCCGGCATGCGGGTCATCGGCGTCGGACGCGGGGCCGCCGAGCACAAGCCGACCGTCACCGTGGACACGCTGGAACGCGTCACCGTCGAACCGTCGGGCGACGGCACCTACCTCGTGGTGATCGACGAGTCCTGACCCCCGGCCCGGGGGCGCGGTGCCCCGGACAGGCCCCACAGCTCCGTGATGCGCCCGTCCCGTACGCGGAACATCTCCAGCATCACGGACAGCTCTCCCCCTTCACCGCGGTGCACACTCGTGCGGACGGCGTCCGTGCCGCCCTCGACGACCATGTCCTCCACGGCGACCCACATGCCGGGGGTACGCCCCGTGGAGCCGCCGCCACGCCGCGACGACGGCCGCGTGCCCGTCCGCGCCCAGCGGATGGCTGTGGAAGCCGGGCGCGAACACCGACTCCACCGCCGCGTGGTCGCGGGCGTCGAACGCCCGCCTGGTACTCCTGGTGCGCCCGCTCCAGGCCGGCGGCCGGTCGTCCGCTCCCGTTACTCGCCCGGCCCCGCGAACGGCACGGTGAAGCAGGCCACCCGCTTGCCCGCGCCGCCGTCCTGGTCGCTGTGGTGCTCGTGCAGGACGACGGAGCCCGCGCCGCCGGACCGGAACACCCACTCCCGCGTCGCCACGGCCGTCGCCCCGCCGTCGCCGTTCGCCGTCACGTCGAGCCACACCTCGTTCGCCGCCCGCGGCTGGCCGGACTCCATGTGCCGGTAGTGCGGCCCGGCCGCCTCCGGGTCGGCGCCGCACGGGTCTGTGTGGACGTGCACCCCGTACGCGTGCCCGGGCACCAGGCCGCCGAGCGACAGGTCGACGACCATCCGCTCCCCCACCACCCGCTGCCCGACCCGGATCTCCGCCCCGGCCGGGACGAGCGCCTCGTCGTACGTCACCGCCTGCGGCACCGTCCCGTCCTCGCCGACCGGCGCGAACTCGCCGCGCGCCCGCAGCCAGTGCTCCGCGTCGGCCGCGCCCGCGGGGGCGACCGCGAGGGCCGCCGCCGCCAGTGCCGCCGCCAAACCGCCCGTGACCAGCGTTCTCACCACTGCCCAACTCCCTCGCACACCGTCCGCGCGCCACGGTCGGCGCGCCGCTGGCACCCACCCTGCCCGCGGGCCGTGCGAGAGCAGCGCCACACGCACCCATGTGCACCGCGTGAGGGACGCAGGCGTACGCTTTACGGCGGAACCTATACGTTCGACAGCGCGTCCTAGAAGCTACGCGCCGCCCACCCGCAGGGGACCGCACGACGGGGTGGGCGCACTGGGAAACGGGGAGCATGGTGCAGGAGACCTTGGGGGTACTGCTCTACGCCCCGTGGATCTACGTCGTCGTCGCGGCGTCCATCCTGCTCGATGTCTTCGTGCCCGTCCTGCCCAGCGGCGCGCTGGTCGTGGCGGCGGCGACGGTGGCGGCCGGCACGGCGGCCGACGTCGCCGGGCTGCCGGGCCCCGGCGCGAACACGCACCTCCCCCAGCTCTTCCTGCTCTGCGTGTGCGCGATCACCGCGTCGGTCCTCGGCGACCTGCTGGCGTACGTGGCCGCCCTGCACGGCGGCCGGCGCTTCGACGGCGCGATCTCCCGTTCCCGCCGCCTGCGGACGGCGCAGTCGCGTCTTGAGGCGGCGCTGAAGCGGGGCGGCGGCGCGCTGGTCGTGCTGGCGCGGTTCGCGCCGGCGGGCCGTGCCGTGGTGAGCCTCGGCGCCGGCGTGGCCGGGCGCCGCAAGCGGGACTTCCTGCCCTGGTCGGCCCTGGCGGCCGTCGTGTGGACGGTGTACAGCGTCGGCCTCGGCTACCTCGGCGGGCACCTGCTGGGCGCGAGCTGGATCGCGACCGGCCTGTCGCTCGTGGCGCTGCTCGTGGCGGGCTTCATCGCCGTCCGCCTGATGCGCCCCTCCTCCCACCCCGACCAGGGCACCGCGCCCTCCACCATGCCCGCCCCCTGACGCTCAGCGGGGCCGCGACGGACGGCCGTCCGGGTCGCCGGCCGCGCCGAGGAGGCGGAGCACGGCGACGCGCAGCGCGTCCCGTGCCCCGGACTCGGTGAGCCGGCCGGCGTCCTGCTCCCCGTACGCGGTGTGCGCCAGCGCGATGGCCGCGGCGACCAGCCAGCCGACGGGCAGCCGGTCGTCGAACTCCCCCGTCTCCCGGCCGCGCACAACGACGCGTCCGATCCGGTCCGCGATGGGCGCGTGCCGCTCCGCGTCGTCCCGCGGACCGGCGGGAAGCTCGCCGATCCTCCGCAGCAGGACGGGGTGGTGGCGCCGGCTCGTCCGCGCTCCGGCGTCGAGCAGGCGCAGCAGGGCGTCCGCGGCGGGTCCCGTGTCCGGGTCGGCGGCGTCCATGGCCTCGACGGTCTCCTCCGTGAGCCGGTCGACGACCGCGAGCAGCAGGTGCTCCCGGGAGGGGAAGTGCGCGTAGACCGTCTGCCGGGTCAGCCCCGCGGCGGCGGCGATCGCCGCGAGGCCGGCGTCGGGCTCGGCGTCGAGGACCCGGACGGCGGCGTCGAGGACGGCGGCCCTGCTGCGGCGGGCGTCAGCGCGGCGGTTGGGGGACGGAGACACATCTATCCCTTACACCTTGTCAGAGTTTCGGGTCAGCGCATATCTTACAGCGCGTAAGAGATCGCCGCGCACGCCACCGCTTCCCGGGAGAACGCCATGCGCCCGCTCCGCGACACCGATCCCCGGCGGTTCATCGCCGACTTCTTCACCTCGTTCACCGCGGACCTGCTGCGGAGCGACGAGGACCCGGCACGGATCGTCGACCGGTACCACACCCCGGACATCGTCCAGATCGCCGACGGGCACCGGATGGACCGCGACACGCTCATCGCCCACACCCGCCCGGTCCGCAAGAACCGGCCCAGCAGCCGGGTGGAGGTGCACGAGGCGATCGCGGACGGGGACCGGATCGCCGCCCGGTACACCCTGCACGTGACGCAGCGGGGCAAGGACCTGGCGATCGAGGTGTGCTTCTTCGGCCGGTTCGAGCCCGACGGGCGCATGCGCCGGTCGCACATGCTCACCCGCGCCCTTCCCGCCGCCACGGCCGGCGAGCGGGACGCACCGGCGTGACGGCCGGCGGCACGAACGCGTTCGTTACGATCGGCGCGTGAGCACGCGAGGAGAACCGGTCAGCCGCAGGGAGCGTCCCGCGAAGCCCGCCCTGTCCCGGCAGGGGATCGTGGACACCGCCGTGCGGATCATGCGCGCCGACGGGCTGGAGAAGGTCACCATGCGCCGGCTGGCGCAGGAGCTGGACACCGGCCCGGCCTCGCTCTACGTGTACGTCGCCAACACCGCCGAACTCCACGCTGCCGTGCTCGACGCGCTGCTCGGCGAGGTCGACCTCGCCGACGAGGGACGCGAGGACGACTGGCGCGGGCGGCTCCTGACCGTGCTGACCTCCTACACCATGGTGCTGTTCCAGCATCCGCAGCTCGCCCGGTCGGCCCTCGTGGCGCGCCCCAGCGGCCCGAACTACCTGCGCCTGGTGAACCGCGTCCTCGCCCTGCTCGCCCGCAGCGGTGCCGCCGCCGGACAGGTGGCCTGGGGCGTCGACACGCTGCTGCTTGCGGCCACCGCCACCGCGGCCGAGCAGTCCACCCGGGCACAGGACCCGGCGGCCCGGGACGACTGGGACGCGCTCACCCGCGCCCTGCACGCCGCCGACGAGAGCACGTACCCGGCGATCAAGGCCCACATGCCGGCCCTCATCAGCGGCGCCGGGGGACGGCTGGCCTGGAACTTCGACGCACTGATCAACGGCGTGGTGGCCACCCCCGTCCCCGGCGCCTGATCCCTGCCCGCTCCACCCGGACCGTGGGGCACGACACCCTGGGACGAACTTGTTCGTGACGAACGCGTTCGTTACGGTGGGACTCCCGACGCCCCCGGCCTCCGTCCCGGGCGGCCCACCGCGCCCCGGCGCACGATTCAGGAGGTGCCCATGCGTACCCACTTCCCCATCGCGATCATCGGCGCGGGCCTGGGCGGCCTCACCGCGGCCCGTGTCCTGCACGTCAACGGCATCGAGGCGGCCGTCCTCGACCTGGAGGCGTCGGCCGCCGCCCGCACCCAGGGCGGGATGCTCGACATCCACGAGGACACCGGCCAGGAGGCGCTGCGCGCGGCCGGCCTCCACGACGGCTTCCGCCGGATCATCCACGAGGGCGGCGAGGCCATGCGCCTGCTCGGCCCGGACGGCACCGTCCACATCGACGAACCCGGCACCGCGAGCCGGGGCCGTCCCGAGGTGGACCGGGGCGACCTGCGCGCCCTGCTCCTCGGCTCCCTGCCGGACGGCACGGTCCGCTGGGGCCGCAAGGCCGTCGCCGCCCGCCCGCTCACCGGCGGCCGGCACGAGGTGACGTTCGCCGACGGCTCGGCCATCACCACGGACCTCCTCATCGGCGCCGACGGCGCCTGGTCGCGCGTCCGGCCCCTGCTGTCGGCCGCCGTGCCCGCGTACACCGGCATCTCCTTCGTCGAGACGGACCTGCTGGACGCGGACACCCGCCACCCGCGCGCCGCCGCGGTCGTCGGCGGCGGGCTCTTCTTCTGCCTCGGCGACCGGCGCGGCTGCCTGGCCCACCGCGAGACCGACGGCAGCCTGCACGTGTACACCGCCCTCCGGGCCGACGAGGGCTGGCCGGACACCGTCGACTTCGCCGACACCGCCGCCGCCAAGGCCGCCGTCCTCGCGCACTTCGACGGGTGGGACGAGGACCTCCGCCGTCTCGTCGCGGACGCGGACGGCCCGCTGGTGCCGCGCCGCATCCACGCCCTGCCGGTCGGACAGGCGTGGCCCCGTGTCCCGGGCGTGACGCTGCTCGGCGACGCGGCGCACCTGATGTCCCCCTTCGCCGGGGAGGGCGCCAACCTGGCCATGCTCGACGGAGCCGAACTGGGCCGCGCGCTCGCCGCGCACCCCGGCGACACCGAGACCGCGCTGACCGGCTACGAGAAGGCGCTCTTCCGCCGCGGCGAGGCCGCCGCCGCGGAGTCGGCCGCCAGCCTGGAGACGATGTTCGGCGACGACGGCCTCGCACGCATGATCGACTTCTTCACCGTCCCCACGACGGACTGAGGCCGACCCCGCACACCGCATCGCCGCGGCCTACTCCTCGGAGGCGGGTCCGGTTCGCCAGTAACTTTCCGTGAGCAGCTTGAACAACCGGTGCATGGGATTCATGAGCGTGTGCTTGAGCGCCC
Proteins encoded:
- a CDS encoding peptidoglycan-binding domain-containing protein gives rise to the protein MTDQPDCLICGRPPLASGDPACDCLTHSLSRRVDPPCHGPDPADVALFPLDPPPRRQAVWNPVRPPARTPAPAQPAAPPAPDTPDERVPRAAARRPPPATHRKPRRRTRAALAAGGAVAAVVGTTALAASLLGQGRPGGGERGATDDPALTLPDGGGAEDVWTSDDGVTAPPLPTDDPSADGRGHTDEEPDPDTVTTGPQGDGGGTGSGEHDGAGGGSGTGTRSTSGSGATADPGDPADGTEPTAPEEPAEETTEPAEPTDPAEPTEPADPTDPAEPTEPADPTDPTEPAEPTDPTDPTDPTEPAEPVLALGDEGTEVVELQMRLRQLGTVYTGDTDGVFDAETRAAVVLFQQRYGIEDDPEGVYGAATRALLERYSTV
- a CDS encoding MDR family MFS transporter, giving the protein MTAHPSPGTRADPPGAARPDDADAASPAHGRLYLSLGALLSGLFLAALDQTIVATALPTIVGDLGGLDHLSWVVTAYLLASTAGTPLWGKLGDQWGRKRLFQAAIVIFLAGSALCGQAQDMPQLIAFRFLQGLGGGGLIVLSMAIVGDLVPPRDRGRYQGLFGAAFGATSVLGPLLGGLFVDHLSWRWVFYINLPVGLVALVVIAAFLRVPVPPRRHTIDYAGTFLIAAAAACLVVVTSLGGSTWEWDSWEVALTALLGVLCAAAFVRVERRAAEPVLPPALARVRTFVLCCAIGFVIGWAMFGAFTYLPTFLQVVHGVTPTLSGVHLLPVVFGLLLSSTVSGQLISRTGRWKVYPVAGTAVTAVGMLLLHTLDEDSSNLAMSLVFAVFGLGIGLVLQVLVLAVQNAVPYRDLGVATSGVTFFRSIGAAFGVAIFGTVFTNRLTDNLTAALRGVRLPDGVTPGSLARDPRGVGGLPGGVRTRVLSAYSDAITDVFLYAVPVVVVAHLLAWLLREDTLRGSVRAPDMGETIPPNPVQRSSCDECARALSLLGSRAGRRELYGRIAADAGEDLLPAACWLLLRVDEHGWVDPERLARRARLSLGVAARAARQLERRHLAVRDGTYLITTERGRAVAARLAAARERQLARLLGDWWGPDRPRDLAELVGELSAERGDREARWRA
- a CDS encoding HAD-IA family hydrolase, whose amino-acid sequence is MRTARLTVRGFLLDMDGTLVNSEAVVARVWGEWAVEHGFDPEAILPFVHGRQAWASMAELLPDRPMERNLEDGRRHLAKEMADVDGIVPVPGAPEFLAALRGAPHALVTSADLPLATARMTAAGLPMPAVRVTAEQVGASKPDPEGFLKGAAELGLDPADCLVLEDSAAGVAAGRAAGMRVIGVGRGAAEHKPTVTVDTLERVTVEPSGDGTYLVVIDES
- a CDS encoding superoxide dismutase family protein is translated as MRTLVTGGLAAALAAAALAVAPAGAADAEHWLRARGEFAPVGEDGTVPQAVTYDEALVPAGAEIRVGQRVVGERMVVDLSLGGLVPGHAYGVHVHTDPCGADPEAAGPHYRHMESGQPRAANEVWLDVTANGDGGATAVATREWVFRSGGAGSVVLHEHHSDQDGGAGKRVACFTVPFAGPGE
- a CDS encoding VTT domain-containing protein; this encodes MQETLGVLLYAPWIYVVVAASILLDVFVPVLPSGALVVAAATVAAGTAADVAGLPGPGANTHLPQLFLLCVCAITASVLGDLLAYVAALHGGRRFDGAISRSRRLRTAQSRLEAALKRGGGALVVLARFAPAGRAVVSLGAGVAGRRKRDFLPWSALAAVVWTVYSVGLGYLGGHLLGASWIATGLSLVALLVAGFIAVRLMRPSSHPDQGTAPSTMPAP
- a CDS encoding TetR/AcrR family transcriptional regulator, with translation MSPSPNRRADARRSRAAVLDAAVRVLDAEPDAGLAAIAAAAGLTRQTVYAHFPSREHLLLAVVDRLTEETVEAMDAADPDTGPAADALLRLLDAGARTSRRHHPVLLRRIGELPAGPRDDAERHAPIADRIGRVVVRGRETGEFDDRLPVGWLVAAAIALAHTAYGEQDAGRLTESGARDALRVAVLRLLGAAGDPDGRPSRPR
- a CDS encoding nuclear transport factor 2 family protein; translation: MRPLRDTDPRRFIADFFTSFTADLLRSDEDPARIVDRYHTPDIVQIADGHRMDRDTLIAHTRPVRKNRPSSRVEVHEAIADGDRIAARYTLHVTQRGKDLAIEVCFFGRFEPDGRMRRSHMLTRALPAATAGERDAPA
- a CDS encoding TetR/AcrR family transcriptional regulator is translated as MSTRGEPVSRRERPAKPALSRQGIVDTAVRIMRADGLEKVTMRRLAQELDTGPASLYVYVANTAELHAAVLDALLGEVDLADEGREDDWRGRLLTVLTSYTMVLFQHPQLARSALVARPSGPNYLRLVNRVLALLARSGAAAGQVAWGVDTLLLAATATAAEQSTRAQDPAARDDWDALTRALHAADESTYPAIKAHMPALISGAGGRLAWNFDALINGVVATPVPGA
- a CDS encoding NAD(P)/FAD-dependent oxidoreductase; translated protein: MRTHFPIAIIGAGLGGLTAARVLHVNGIEAAVLDLEASAAARTQGGMLDIHEDTGQEALRAAGLHDGFRRIIHEGGEAMRLLGPDGTVHIDEPGTASRGRPEVDRGDLRALLLGSLPDGTVRWGRKAVAARPLTGGRHEVTFADGSAITTDLLIGADGAWSRVRPLLSAAVPAYTGISFVETDLLDADTRHPRAAAVVGGGLFFCLGDRRGCLAHRETDGSLHVYTALRADEGWPDTVDFADTAAAKAAVLAHFDGWDEDLRRLVADADGPLVPRRIHALPVGQAWPRVPGVTLLGDAAHLMSPFAGEGANLAMLDGAELGRALAAHPGDTETALTGYEKALFRRGEAAAAESAASLETMFGDDGLARMIDFFTVPTTD